The following proteins come from a genomic window of Natrinema saccharevitans:
- a CDS encoding LLM class flavin-dependent oxidoreductase, protein MDVGLMVTDFGDTDLADVAVRAEDSGYDAVWLGELWGTSSVVQATEIACRTDEIDVGTAIVNVYSRTPAVLAMTAASLQDVSDGRFTLGLGTSTAAAVEGLHGMAFDRPVRRAHETIELVRELTAGTGDPVDYEGELLESSAFPSIEVSVPIYHAGLGPANRRVVGRLADGWIPHNVPFSRLETAFEEVAAAARERDRDPDAIEIAPYVPSAVSDDPDEARETLRRHVAYYVGSGEGYRRAVATAFPDEADRVAEAWRAGEKSAASAAVTDAMLSELGVAGTPETARERLRDLVAETGIDHPIVVVPEPASDDVAEATIRELAPDRL, encoded by the coding sequence ATGGACGTCGGACTCATGGTGACGGACTTCGGTGACACCGATCTCGCGGACGTGGCCGTCCGCGCGGAGGACAGCGGGTACGACGCCGTCTGGCTCGGCGAACTCTGGGGGACAAGCAGCGTCGTGCAGGCGACCGAGATCGCCTGTCGGACCGACGAGATCGACGTCGGGACCGCGATCGTGAACGTCTACTCGCGGACGCCGGCCGTCCTCGCGATGACCGCCGCCTCGCTCCAGGACGTCTCGGACGGTCGGTTCACGCTCGGCCTCGGAACGAGTACCGCGGCCGCCGTCGAGGGACTCCACGGCATGGCGTTCGACCGACCGGTGCGACGCGCCCACGAGACGATCGAACTGGTCCGCGAACTGACCGCGGGCACCGGCGATCCGGTCGACTACGAGGGCGAACTGCTCGAGTCGTCGGCGTTCCCGTCGATCGAGGTCTCGGTCCCGATCTACCACGCCGGGCTCGGCCCGGCCAACCGCCGGGTCGTCGGCCGACTCGCCGACGGCTGGATCCCGCACAACGTCCCGTTCTCGCGGCTCGAAACGGCCTTCGAGGAGGTCGCGGCGGCCGCGCGGGAGCGCGATCGCGATCCCGACGCGATCGAGATCGCGCCGTACGTGCCGTCGGCGGTCAGCGACGACCCCGACGAGGCTCGCGAGACGCTGCGCCGACACGTCGCCTACTACGTCGGCAGCGGTGAGGGGTACCGCCGGGCGGTCGCGACCGCGTTCCCCGACGAGGCTGACCGGGTCGCCGAGGCCTGGCGGGCGGGCGAGAAGAGCGCGGCGTCGGCCGCAGTGACCGACGCGATGCTTTCGGAGCTGGGGGTGGCCGGCACCCCCGAGACGGCTCGCGAGCGACTCCGGGACCTGGTCGCCGAGACCGGGATCGACCACCCGATCGTCGTCGTCCCCGAGCCCGCTTCCGACGACGTCGCCGAGGCGACGATTCGGGAACTCGCGCCCGACCGGCTGTAG
- the hmgA gene encoding hydroxymethylglutaryl-CoA reductase (NADPH): protein MTDPETLADRVQEGDLRLHELEDHADHDTAAAARRLLVERESGTDLEAIGDYAFDAERAEPNIENMIGAAQVPMGVVGPVPVSGGAADGDHYLPLATTEGALLASVNRGLGVIRSAGGADARVTKNGMTRAPVFRVAGVAEAAETVDWVSQNFEALAAAAESTTSHGELLDVEPYVVGDSVYLRFAYDTKDAMGMNMATIATGEACELVEAETPASLVALSGNLCSDKKPAAINAVEGRGRSVTADAVIPGELVEERLHTTADAIAEANTRKNLVGSAKAGSLGFNAHAANVVGAAFLATGQDEAQVVEAANTITTMDAREREDGTTDLYASVSLASLEVGTVGGGTKLPTQAEALEILGLRGGGDPPGSNADALAEIIAVGALAGELSLLGALASNHLASAHEDLGR, encoded by the coding sequence ATGACAGATCCCGAGACCCTCGCCGACCGGGTTCAGGAGGGGGACCTCCGGCTTCACGAACTCGAAGACCACGCCGACCACGACACCGCGGCCGCGGCCCGGCGGCTGCTGGTCGAACGCGAGTCGGGGACCGACCTCGAGGCGATCGGCGACTACGCCTTCGACGCCGAGCGAGCGGAGCCGAACATCGAGAACATGATCGGCGCGGCACAGGTGCCGATGGGCGTCGTGGGGCCGGTCCCCGTGTCGGGCGGCGCGGCCGACGGCGACCACTACCTGCCGCTGGCGACGACCGAGGGGGCGCTGCTGGCGTCGGTCAATCGCGGGCTGGGCGTGATCCGGTCCGCGGGCGGTGCCGACGCCCGCGTGACGAAAAACGGGATGACCCGCGCCCCGGTGTTTCGGGTCGCGGGCGTCGCCGAGGCGGCCGAGACGGTCGACTGGGTCTCTCAGAATTTCGAGGCGCTGGCCGCGGCCGCCGAGTCCACCACGAGCCACGGCGAACTGCTCGACGTCGAGCCCTACGTCGTCGGCGACTCCGTCTACCTGCGCTTCGCCTACGACACCAAGGACGCGATGGGGATGAACATGGCCACGATCGCCACCGGCGAGGCCTGCGAACTCGTCGAAGCCGAAACCCCTGCCTCCCTCGTTGCACTCTCCGGAAACCTCTGTTCGGACAAGAAGCCCGCCGCGATCAACGCCGTCGAGGGACGAGGCCGCTCGGTCACCGCCGACGCCGTGATCCCCGGCGAACTGGTCGAGGAGCGCCTCCACACGACCGCCGACGCCATCGCCGAGGCCAACACCCGCAAGAACCTCGTCGGCAGCGCCAAGGCCGGCAGTCTGGGCTTCAACGCCCACGCCGCCAACGTCGTCGGCGCGGCCTTCCTCGCGACCGGCCAGGACGAGGCACAGGTCGTCGAGGCCGCCAACACGATCACGACCATGGACGCCCGCGAGCGCGAGGACGGCACCACCGACCTCTACGCCAGCGTCTCGCTGGCCTCGCTCGAGGTCGGAACCGTCGGCGGCGGCACGAAACTCCCGACCCAGGCAGAAGCGCTGGAGATCCTCGGGCTTCGCGGCGGGGGCGATCCGCCCGGCTCGAACGCCGACGCGCTGGCGGAGATCATCGCCGTCGGCGCGCTCGCCGGCGAACTCTCCCTGCTTGGCGCGCTGGCGTCGAACCACCTCGCCAGCGCCCACGAGGACCTCGGTCGGTAG
- a CDS encoding DUF5817 domain-containing protein codes for MYAVVGCSECSNLWIIEGRSETTQCPRCGTRTAYEKRKKFVETDDAAHARDVRASMLANRQGEGEAFAELDSFDALEDAVADGVVDDEAYLEESGLDVDAVDAAGERDPRGPTRSGSKREIVERALEALEEPTEGEIVDYAAERGVGPEYVRDALEKLTHRGVVSESRGRYRLL; via the coding sequence ATGTACGCCGTCGTCGGCTGTAGCGAGTGTTCGAACCTCTGGATCATCGAGGGCCGCTCCGAGACGACACAGTGTCCCCGCTGTGGCACGCGCACGGCCTACGAGAAGCGCAAGAAGTTCGTCGAGACCGACGACGCGGCCCACGCCCGCGACGTGCGCGCGTCGATGCTGGCAAACCGGCAGGGCGAGGGCGAGGCCTTCGCCGAACTCGACTCCTTCGACGCCCTCGAGGACGCGGTCGCCGACGGCGTCGTCGACGACGAGGCGTACCTCGAGGAGTCCGGACTGGACGTCGACGCGGTCGACGCCGCCGGCGAGCGCGACCCGCGCGGACCGACCCGCAGCGGGAGCAAACGCGAGATCGTCGAACGGGCCCTCGAGGCGCTCGAGGAGCCGACCGAGGGCGAGATCGTCGATTACGCTGCTGAACGTGGTGTCGGGCCCGAGTACGTTCGGGACGCCCTCGAGAAGCTGACGCACCGGGGCGTCGTCAGCGAGAGCCGCGGCCGGTATCGGCTGCTGTGA